The Dehalococcoidia bacterium genome has a segment encoding these proteins:
- a CDS encoding radical SAM protein has translation MVKIGLVDVDSHNFPNLALMKLSAYHKAQGDSVEWFCGYSTYDLVYASKVFTFTADNGYLPDSAIRGGWGYNCDLLPDDIEHIMPDYGLYPHIDYALGFTTRGCIRKCDFCLTPSREGYIHYHASIEEFWQGQSSVVLLDGNIIASDHGLNQLQWIADRGLKLDCNQGIDCRLVTPEIAGLLAKIRWLKPIHLALDNHYEDSLDKAVNLLRDAGATPKNYTVYCIVKPNEIDDAYERVMFCKGLNCDPFAMPLDKSDKQSRHFARWVNHKAIFKTVEWKDYH, from the coding sequence GTGGTGAAAATCGGACTCGTGGATGTGGATAGCCATAATTTCCCTAACCTTGCGCTGATGAAACTATCAGCATATCACAAAGCGCAGGGTGATTCGGTGGAATGGTTTTGTGGCTATTCAACCTACGATCTGGTTTATGCCAGCAAGGTATTCACCTTCACGGCTGATAATGGATACTTGCCTGATTCTGCGATCCGGGGCGGCTGGGGATATAACTGTGATTTATTGCCTGATGACATAGAACACATCATGCCTGATTATGGCTTATATCCCCATATTGATTATGCGCTGGGCTTTACTACCAGGGGTTGTATCCGAAAATGCGATTTTTGTTTAACGCCCAGCCGTGAGGGTTATATCCATTATCACGCCAGCATAGAGGAGTTTTGGCAGGGGCAATCATCGGTAGTATTGCTTGACGGGAATATCATCGCCAGCGATCACGGCTTGAATCAACTCCAATGGATTGCCGATAGAGGATTGAAACTTGACTGCAATCAGGGAATAGATTGCCGGTTGGTAACGCCAGAGATCGCAGGGCTATTAGCTAAAATCCGATGGCTAAAACCTATTCACCTTGCCCTTGATAATCATTATGAGGATTCGCTGGATAAGGCAGTCAATCTATTAAGGGATGCCGGAGCCACGCCGAAAAATTATACCGTCTATTGTATTGTGAAACCCAATGAGATTGATGATGCCTATGAACGGGTGATGTTTTGTAAAGGATTAAACTGTGATCCCTTTGCTATGCCGTTAGATAAAAGCGATAAGCAATCCCGCCATTTTGCCCGTTGGGTGAATCACAAAGCGATATTCAAAACAGTAGAATGGAAGGATTATCACTAA